The Dysgonomonadaceae bacterium PH5-43 region ATCTATAATGTTGGCTGATGAAAGTTTGTATTTGCAGAAGAAAGCATCTCTTATGTGATTGGGTAATTGATTTTTCAATATATCAGCAATAAGCTTTTTACCAAGAACGGCACCACTACCTTCGTCTCCTAAAATATAACCTAAAGGTGATACATTGTTTGCAATATCCTCCCCGTCGTAATAGCACGAATTAGAACCTGTGCCAAGAATACAGGCAATGCCTTCTTTGTTCCCGCATACACTGCGAGCAACTCCAAGCAAATCAGACTTTACAGAAACATTATTTGTGTTAAAAAACTTACTTAAAGATCTTGTTACAATATGAGATTTTTCGATAGTACACCCCGCTCCATAGAAATGAATCTCTGTAATATTCTCTTTTTCTAAAGAATATTCATTTTCTAAGAGATACAATATTTCGCTTTCGTTCATAAAAAACGGATTTATACCCTTAGTCTTGCAGTGTTTTACACCTTCGGTATTGCTTATTGCCCAGCTTGTTTTAGATGAACCGCTATCGGCAATTAAAATATATTTATGTTCCATACTGACTTTTATGAAGATTGCACAAACTTACAAAATAAATTAATATCTTTGGTGCTATTAAATACAGGTAATATGAAAACAACATTTACACATATTAAAAATGGAGAGCTAAATCTCTTAAAGGCAGAAGAGCTTAAAGCATTAATTACACAATTAGATACAGACTATGTTTTTATTCATACTCACTCCGAACCTATAGAGTGGAATAAATATGCAGAAGAAAGAATGCTTAGTGTTGCTAAAAACACAGGAGCAGGTATGGTTTATTCAGATTATTGTAAAATAAAAGATGGGATTAAAGTCAATAATCCAGTGTTGGACTATCAGTATGGTAGTTTAAGAGATGATTTCGATTTCGGGGCAGTTCTTCTTTATAAAACATCGATTGCTAAACAAGCAGTATCTCGTATTAATGGTAAATACAATTTTGCATCTTTGTATGCTTTAAGACTTAAAATTTCTCAAATTGCAAAAATTATACACATAAACGAATATCTGTATACAGAATTAGAAAAGGATAATCGTTTGTCGGGAGAGAAACAGTTCGACTACGTTAATCCAAGAAACAGAGAGGTGCAGATAGAAATGGAGATGGCGTGTACCGAACATCTTAGAGATATAAAAGCTCATTTAACCCCGTCGTTTAACTCTGTCAACTTCGATGAAGAAGTTTTTGATGTTGAGGCTTCGGTAGTTATCCCTGTAAGAAACAGAGAGAAGACAATAGAAGAGGCGGTTCGTTCGGCTTTGTCTCAAAAGCCAGACTTCTCTTTTAATGTTATTGTTGTTGATAATCATTCAACAGATAAAACAACAGAAATACTAAGTAAGCTTTCTAACGAGTATAGTAATCTAGTTCATATAATTCCTGACGATAAAAACCTCGGAATAGGTGGTTGTTGGAATGAAGCTATAATGAGCGATAAATGTGGTAAGTTTGCAATACAATTAGATAGCGACGATCTTTATATTGACAATGATGTTTTGA contains the following coding sequences:
- a CDS encoding hypothetical protein (product_source=Hypo-rule applied; cath_funfam=3.90.550.10; pfam=PF00535; superfamily=53448); translation: MLLNTGNMKTTFTHIKNGELNLLKAEELKALITQLDTDYVFIHTHSEPIEWNKYAEERMLSVAKNTGAGMVYSDYCKIKDGIKVNNPVLDYQYGSLRDDFDFGAVLLYKTSIAKQAVSRINGKYNFASLYALRLKISQIAKIIHINEYLYTELEKDNRLSGEKQFDYVNPRNREVQIEMEMACTEHLRDIKAHLTPSFNSVNFDEEVFDVEASVVIPVRNREKTIEEAVRSALSQKPDFSFNVIVVDNHSTDKTTEILSKLSNEYSNLVHIIPDDKNLGIGGCWNEAIMSDKCGKFAIQLDSDDLYIDNDVLTKIVSAFYEQQTAMVIGSYKIVNFKLEEIPPGIIDHKEWTPDNGRNNALRINGLGAPRAFFTPIVREIKFPNVSYGEDYAVALAVSRTYQIGRIYEPLYLCRRWEGNSDANIDILKQNTFNHYKDSIRTQELLARQND
- a CDS encoding N-acetylglucosamine kinase-like BadF-type ATPase (product_source=COG2971; cath_funfam=3.30.420.40; cog=COG2971; superfamily=53067); translated protein: MEHKYILIADSGSSKTSWAISNTEGVKHCKTKGINPFFMNESEILYLLENEYSLEKENITEIHFYGAGCTIEKSHIVTRSLSKFFNTNNVSVKSDLLGVARSVCGNKEGIACILGTGSNSCYYDGEDIANNVSPLGYILGDEGSGAVLGKKLIADILKNQLPNHIRDAFFCKYKLSSANIIDKVYRQPLPNRFLASFAPFLYEYKSEETIKNIIENSFDGFVVRNLYQYPQSKELPVHFVGSIAYYFEDNLKRVLSKHSLSAGNIIKEPIDGLVSHHFH